In Dolichospermum flos-aquae CCAP 1403/13F, the following proteins share a genomic window:
- a CDS encoding peptidylprolyl isomerase — MTTNLITSNMNQVLQLGDRIFQPTEVLSLLSEYQLLPLLMKEIFIDQAIAEIVCTPEEEQLACEQLAQQYQGLEPQSESFQKLKIMAVRQLKLEKFKEETWGGDLNSYFFQRKSQLDRVIYSLITTTEIGIAQEIYFRIQEGEQSFAQLAREYAQGPESQTDGLVGPIDLQSLHPTLVNILAKSQPQQLSPPTQINNVIVIVRLEKILPAQLDRSTRQRLLNERFNQWLQTQMTEQKFQIQTV, encoded by the coding sequence ATGACAACAAACCTGATCACAAGCAATATGAATCAAGTTCTACAATTAGGCGATCGCATCTTCCAGCCCACAGAGGTTTTATCATTATTATCGGAATATCAGCTATTACCGCTATTAATGAAAGAAATATTCATTGATCAAGCGATCGCAGAAATTGTCTGTACCCCAGAAGAAGAACAACTAGCCTGCGAACAATTAGCCCAACAATATCAGGGACTAGAACCACAGAGCGAAAGTTTCCAAAAGTTGAAAATTATGGCGGTACGACAATTAAAACTAGAAAAGTTTAAAGAGGAAACTTGGGGAGGGGATTTAAACTCCTACTTTTTCCAACGTAAAAGCCAGTTAGATAGGGTGATTTATTCCCTAATTACTACCACAGAAATTGGGATCGCTCAAGAAATTTACTTTCGTATTCAAGAGGGTGAACAATCCTTTGCCCAATTAGCGCGGGAATATGCTCAAGGTCCCGAATCGCAAACAGATGGCTTAGTCGGACCAATAGATTTACAATCTCTCCATCCTACATTGGTAAATATCCTTGCCAAAAGTCAACCACAACAACTATCACCACCGACTCAAATTAATAATGTGATAGTAATTGTCCGATTAGAAAAAATACTCCCAGCCCAATTAGATCGTTCCACAAGACAACGGTTACTAAATGAACGATTTAATCAGTGGTTACAAACACAAATGACAGAACAAAAATTTCAAATTCAGACCGTATAA
- a CDS encoding peptidase domain-containing ABC transporter encodes MTYIQSNFEEFIASIEGFDQLSKEEINNLLSSQILQPLRYRVGQKIIGKEQLPERIAILHQGNVRLLGYNPQNQLPITLKLLQPGATIGEISWLRELPCETAIASTEVICLTWKAADYLQFINRNPAFAKARQNQSHLIEIFDILSSQVAQKALVNHNLKDITQQAQLEAKIHYLSPGKTALQELGSDRIWFVSGRSSLPNFPPGSRLETDVIEVKGNIPVRLLGINPQYLSLLDGISIESETLETISDSRVDSEIPYAQEPEFVPPTTSNQPLKNQNYPFFRGQGELDSSLACFQMLSKHLEMPFRKEVVRRILNDQIKRQGSISFQVCAYLSELIGLKSQLVDVPAVSINRIPTPALIRYRDSFAVLYAVDGKTVVLGLPSQGIINCQISQLVEELETDDANLQPQVRILLLSATKETPKERFGLSWFVPYLSRYRRVLIEVFIASFFVQLAALANPLVIQLIIDKVIVQNSVSTLNILGVLLLAVGVFEAVLTTLRTYLFVDTTNRIDMSLGSQIIDHLLRLPLRYFDKRPVGELSTRINELENIRQFLTGTALTVVLDALFSVVYIVVMLFYSWQLTLVGLGTIPLFVVVTLIAAPTVSRQLRTKAERNAETQSYLVEVMSGIQTVKAQNIELRSRFSWQKKYAKFVAAGFKTVITSTLANSTSQFLSKLSSLLVLWVGAYLVLQGELTLGELIAFRIISSYVTTPILRLAQIWQNFQETGLSLERLSDIVDTPQEAEIDRNNIPLPAVNGAVKYENVSFRFAASGPLQLSNVTVEFAPGKFVGIVGQSGSGKSTMMKLLLRLYDTESGRILVDGYDIAKVELYSLRRQIGVVPQDTLLFDGTVQENIALTNPDATTEEIIEAAEIAVAHEFIMTLPNGYNTRVGERGSALSGGQRQRIAIARSVLQRPKILVLDEATSALDYPTEKQIGLNLARAFKGNTVFFITHRLNTVSNADTIVVMDNSRMIEQGSHQELMAAKGHYFYLYQQQEVNL; translated from the coding sequence ATGACTTATATTCAGAGTAACTTTGAAGAATTCATTGCTAGTATTGAAGGATTTGATCAATTATCAAAAGAGGAAATTAACAACCTCTTATCATCACAAATTCTCCAGCCTTTACGTTATCGTGTAGGACAAAAAATTATTGGTAAAGAACAACTACCAGAAAGGATCGCCATTCTTCATCAAGGTAACGTCAGACTATTGGGATATAATCCCCAAAACCAATTACCAATTACATTAAAATTACTCCAACCAGGGGCAACAATTGGCGAAATTTCTTGGTTACGTGAGCTTCCTTGTGAAACTGCCATAGCTTCCACAGAAGTAATCTGTTTAACCTGGAAAGCCGCAGATTATTTGCAATTTATCAACCGCAATCCAGCCTTTGCGAAAGCTCGTCAAAATCAAAGTCACCTAATTGAAATCTTTGATATTTTGAGTTCCCAGGTAGCACAAAAAGCTTTAGTAAATCACAACCTCAAAGACATTACCCAACAGGCTCAATTAGAAGCAAAAATTCATTATTTATCACCAGGAAAAACAGCCTTACAAGAATTAGGCAGCGATCGCATTTGGTTTGTGAGTGGTCGTAGTTCCCTGCCCAATTTCCCACCTGGTTCTCGTCTAGAAACCGACGTAATTGAAGTTAAAGGCAACATTCCTGTTCGTTTATTGGGCATTAATCCTCAATATCTATCACTACTTGATGGTATTTCCATCGAATCAGAAACATTAGAAACTATATCAGATAGCAGAGTAGATTCGGAAATTCCCTACGCCCAAGAACCAGAATTTGTTCCCCCCACCACATCAAACCAGCCATTAAAAAATCAAAACTATCCATTTTTCCGGGGACAAGGAGAATTAGATTCTAGTCTGGCTTGTTTTCAAATGCTATCCAAGCATTTAGAAATGCCCTTTCGGAAAGAAGTAGTACGGCGGATTTTAAACGACCAAATTAAGCGTCAAGGGAGTATATCTTTTCAAGTTTGCGCTTATTTATCGGAACTAATTGGACTTAAATCCCAGCTAGTTGATGTTCCTGCTGTTTCCATTAATCGTATTCCTACCCCAGCATTAATTCGCTATCGTGACAGTTTTGCTGTTCTCTATGCAGTAGATGGAAAAACAGTAGTTTTGGGTTTGCCATCTCAAGGTATTATCAACTGCCAAATTAGTCAATTGGTAGAAGAATTAGAAACTGATGACGCTAACTTACAACCACAAGTTAGAATTTTATTACTGAGCGCGACTAAAGAAACACCTAAAGAACGCTTTGGTTTATCTTGGTTTGTTCCCTATTTGTCGCGTTACCGTCGGGTGCTGATAGAAGTATTTATTGCTTCCTTCTTCGTCCAACTAGCAGCCCTCGCTAATCCTCTAGTTATTCAGCTAATTATTGATAAAGTCATCGTGCAAAATAGTGTGAGTACCCTAAATATTTTAGGAGTATTACTATTAGCAGTGGGGGTGTTTGAAGCAGTATTAACCACCTTGCGGACTTACCTATTTGTAGATACCACCAACCGCATTGATATGAGTTTGGGGTCACAAATTATTGACCACTTGCTGCGTTTACCACTGCGCTATTTTGATAAAAGGCCAGTTGGTGAACTATCCACCAGAATTAATGAATTAGAAAATATTCGCCAGTTTCTCACCGGTACGGCTTTAACAGTGGTGTTAGATGCCCTATTTTCCGTTGTTTATATAGTTGTCATGCTGTTCTACAGTTGGCAACTAACTCTCGTCGGATTAGGAACAATCCCTCTATTTGTGGTAGTGACATTAATCGCTGCTCCCACAGTGAGTAGACAATTAAGAACCAAAGCTGAACGTAATGCCGAAACTCAATCTTATTTGGTTGAGGTTATGTCAGGTATTCAAACAGTTAAAGCCCAAAATATTGAATTACGCTCCCGGTTTTCTTGGCAAAAGAAATATGCCAAGTTTGTCGCTGCCGGTTTTAAAACTGTGATCACTTCCACATTAGCTAATTCAACCAGTCAGTTTCTCAGCAAACTTAGTAGTTTATTAGTTTTGTGGGTGGGAGCTTATTTAGTTTTGCAAGGAGAATTAACATTAGGAGAATTAATTGCCTTTCGGATTATTTCTAGTTACGTTACCACCCCGATCTTACGGTTGGCGCAAATCTGGCAAAACTTCCAAGAAACTGGTTTATCCTTAGAACGATTAAGTGATATTGTGGACACACCACAAGAGGCAGAAATAGATCGGAATAATATTCCCCTTCCTGCTGTAAACGGTGCTGTTAAATATGAAAACGTTTCCTTCCGATTTGCTGCCAGCGGACCACTACAACTCAGCAATGTCACCGTCGAATTTGCCCCAGGTAAATTTGTGGGCATTGTCGGGCAAAGTGGTTCAGGAAAAAGTACAATGATGAAATTACTGCTCAGACTTTATGACACAGAATCTGGGAGAATTTTAGTTGATGGTTACGACATTGCCAAAGTCGAACTTTATTCGCTGCGGCGGCAAATTGGTGTAGTTCCCCAAGATACGCTCTTATTCGATGGCACAGTTCAAGAAAATATTGCCTTAACAAATCCTGATGCCACAACGGAAGAAATCATTGAAGCCGCAGAAATTGCTGTTGCACATGAATTTATTATGACCTTGCCCAATGGTTATAATACAAGAGTTGGGGAACGGGGATCAGCCCTTTCTGGTGGACAAAGACAGAGAATTGCGATCGCTCGTTCTGTCCTGCAAAGACCTAAAATATTAGTTTTAGATGAAGCCACCAGCGCCCTAGATTATCCGACAGAAAAGCAAATTGGTCTGAACTTAGCTCGCGCTTTTAAAGGTAATACAGTCTTCTTCATTACCCACCGTTTGAATACTGTTAGTAATGCCGATACTATCGTCGTCATGGATAATAGTAGAATGATAGAACAAGGTAGTCATCAAGAACTTATGGCAGCTAAAGGTCATTATTTCTATCTTTATCAACAACAGGAAGTAAACTTGTAA
- a CDS encoding HlyD family efflux transporter periplasmic adaptor subunit, whose translation MTQINGNYTNGNGNGKGNGNGRASHRDAQVLTSPKPTPKQPKPDFNFDNFEQSVVLRQSPIWSRTIMITLMGLACFGIIWACLAKIEQVVPATGQLKPEGTVKDVQAPVNGVVKSLYVKDGQQVKTGDLLLTFDSIATLAELNSLNKIRVALIQENNIYRRLMGASTGIDAEIAFLRSKLPGESAFLLKSRASLVAENELLRSQLRNLPGAAGTGIDEQQLLAVAKTELASRSKAAELEVEKTRKQLSQTEFKLQDTKNGLAIQSQILVSLKTLAEEGGISKLQYLNQQQQVQTLKAEISQLQEEEKRLKFDIDKGKQQSTNTVASSDKTILEKIGSNKQRIAEIDSQFMKIILDNEQRLADVNSKISQTQLNVKYQELRAPVGGVVFDLQAKNPGFVANSTQKLLQIVPKDSLIAEVFITNKDIGFVRKGMNVDVRIDSFPFSEFGDIKGKLIDIGSDALPPDQNHQFYRFPAKIKLDKQQLSLTNQERKISLQSGMSITANIKVREERTVMSLFTEMFTKQIESLNEVR comes from the coding sequence ATGACTCAAATTAATGGTAATTACACCAACGGAAATGGCAATGGAAAGGGTAACGGAAATGGGAGAGCATCCCATAGAGATGCACAAGTATTAACATCGCCCAAACCCACTCCCAAACAGCCAAAACCCGACTTCAATTTTGATAACTTCGAGCAATCTGTAGTTCTCCGTCAATCCCCAATTTGGTCACGAACCATCATGATTACTCTCATGGGATTGGCTTGTTTTGGAATTATTTGGGCTTGTTTAGCGAAAATTGAACAAGTAGTTCCCGCAACAGGACAATTAAAACCAGAAGGAACAGTTAAAGATGTGCAAGCTCCTGTTAATGGGGTTGTGAAGTCACTGTATGTAAAAGATGGACAACAGGTAAAAACAGGAGATTTATTATTAACCTTTGATTCTATTGCGACCCTAGCCGAATTAAATTCATTGAATAAAATTCGTGTGGCTTTAATTCAGGAAAACAATATCTATCGGCGCTTAATGGGAGCAAGTACCGGAATAGATGCTGAAATAGCATTTTTACGCAGTAAACTACCGGGAGAATCAGCTTTTCTGCTCAAAAGTCGCGCTTCCTTAGTAGCAGAAAATGAATTATTACGTTCTCAATTAAGAAATTTACCGGGAGCAGCAGGGACAGGAATTGATGAACAACAACTACTAGCAGTTGCGAAAACAGAATTAGCATCTCGTTCCAAAGCCGCAGAGTTGGAAGTTGAAAAAACCAGAAAGCAACTTTCTCAAACAGAATTTAAACTCCAAGATACTAAAAATGGTTTAGCAATTCAAAGTCAGATTTTAGTTAGTCTTAAAACCTTAGCTGAAGAAGGTGGTATTTCTAAACTGCAATATCTTAACCAACAACAACAGGTACAAACTCTCAAAGCGGAAATATCACAATTACAAGAAGAAGAAAAACGTCTAAAATTCGATATTGATAAAGGAAAACAGCAATCAACCAATACAGTTGCTAGTTCTGATAAGACTATTTTGGAGAAAATAGGTAGTAACAAACAACGGATTGCGGAAATTGATAGTCAATTCATGAAGATTATTTTAGACAATGAACAGCGTTTAGCAGATGTCAATAGCAAAATATCGCAAACACAATTAAATGTTAAATATCAAGAACTTCGCGCTCCAGTGGGAGGTGTAGTTTTTGATTTACAAGCTAAAAATCCCGGTTTTGTTGCTAATTCTACCCAAAAGTTACTGCAAATTGTCCCTAAAGATAGTCTAATAGCGGAAGTTTTCATCACCAATAAAGATATTGGTTTTGTCAGGAAAGGAATGAATGTAGATGTGAGAATTGACTCCTTTCCCTTTAGTGAATTTGGTGATATTAAGGGTAAATTAATTGATATCGGTTCAGATGCTTTACCTCCAGATCAAAACCATCAATTTTATAGATTCCCAGCCAAAATCAAGTTAGATAAACAACAATTAAGTCTCACCAATCAAGAAAGAAAGATATCCTTACAGTCGGGGATGTCTATTACTGCTAATATTAAAGTCCGGGAAGAACGGACAGTGATGAGTTTGTTTACAGAGATGTTTACAAAGCAAATCGAGAGTTTGAATGAGGTTCGTTAG
- a CDS encoding helix-hairpin-helix domain-containing protein, giving the protein MVKIVSRTYVGQANVYDIGVENDHNFVIKNGFIAANCFNKSHSTAYAYVTYQTSYLKANYPLEYMAALLTANSGDTDKVRKYLDNCSNMGIVIDAPDVNRSGLDFTPAGEKILFGFSAVRNVGQNAIASILEAREESGELVPFKSLADFCDRVDLRAMNRRTLESLINCGAFDKIQANRNQLIHDLELVYEWAQSRARDKASGQGNIFDLLGGGFAGNNNQPQKNAYESAPKAPPVNDLPPQEKLRMEKELLGFYLSDHPLKSIRQSSSVLAPINLAQLGEQKDDAILCAVVMLNNVKKVVTKKGDSMAILQVEDLSGSSEAVVFPKTYERISSVLEVDARLIIWGKIDRRDDQVQFILEDAETVETVTMILVELSPQQAGTIEEQHRLNTILKSQAGDKDKSRIPVIGIVQAGSHREIVRFGRQFWVQDSGTAVQALQNGKFRADIKQLTSG; this is encoded by the coding sequence ATGGTTAAAATAGTTTCCCGTACTTATGTAGGTCAAGCCAATGTTTATGATATTGGTGTGGAAAATGACCATAATTTTGTGATTAAAAATGGTTTTATCGCTGCCAATTGTTTTAATAAATCCCACTCGACGGCTTACGCTTATGTAACTTATCAAACATCATATTTAAAAGCAAATTACCCATTGGAATATATGGCGGCACTGTTAACCGCGAACAGTGGGGATACGGACAAGGTGCGGAAGTATCTTGATAACTGTTCTAATATGGGGATTGTGATTGATGCACCTGATGTGAATCGTTCTGGTTTAGATTTTACCCCGGCAGGTGAGAAGATTTTATTTGGATTTTCGGCAGTGCGGAATGTGGGACAAAATGCGATCGCCTCAATTTTAGAAGCCAGGGAAGAATCAGGGGAATTAGTCCCATTTAAATCTTTGGCGGATTTTTGCGATCGCGTTGATTTACGTGCCATGAATCGGCGTACTTTAGAATCATTAATTAACTGCGGAGCTTTTGACAAAATTCAAGCTAATCGCAACCAATTAATTCATGATTTAGAATTAGTTTATGAGTGGGCGCAATCCCGTGCTAGAGACAAAGCTAGTGGACAGGGAAATATATTTGACTTATTAGGAGGTGGATTTGCAGGTAATAATAATCAACCCCAAAAGAATGCTTATGAATCTGCACCTAAAGCTCCTCCTGTTAATGATTTACCACCCCAAGAAAAATTACGAATGGAAAAAGAATTATTAGGATTTTATCTCTCAGATCATCCTCTTAAATCTATCAGACAATCATCCTCAGTCCTTGCACCTATTAACCTGGCACAATTGGGAGAACAAAAAGATGATGCTATTCTTTGTGCAGTAGTAATGTTGAATAATGTAAAAAAGGTTGTCACCAAAAAAGGTGACTCTATGGCAATTTTGCAAGTTGAAGATTTATCTGGATCTTCGGAAGCTGTCGTTTTTCCTAAAACCTATGAGCGCATTAGTTCCGTTTTAGAAGTTGATGCCAGATTAATTATTTGGGGTAAAATAGATCGCCGTGATGATCAAGTTCAATTTATCCTAGAAGACGCAGAAACTGTCGAAACAGTAACAATGATTTTAGTGGAACTGAGTCCACAACAAGCCGGGACAATTGAAGAGCAACATCGTCTAAATACAATTCTCAAATCACAAGCTGGGGATAAGGATAAATCAAGAATACCTGTAATTGGTATTGTTCAAGCCGGAAGTCACCGGGAAATTGTCCGCTTTGGGAGACAGTTTTGGGTACAAGATTCAGGAACAGCAGTGCAAGCATTACAAAACGGTAAATTCCGCGCTGATATCAAACAACTAACCAGCGGTTAA
- a CDS encoding YbaB/EbfC family nucleoid-associated protein, with translation MAEKGQGFGFGLGKMKELAEAFKKAQQVQEGAKRLQEELEKMEILGESGGGLVKVIVSGNQEPKRVEIAPSALEEGAEVLSDLVAAAMKDAYQKSTETMRERMEDLTSGLELPGM, from the coding sequence ATGGCAGAAAAAGGACAGGGATTTGGCTTTGGCTTAGGCAAAATGAAAGAATTAGCGGAAGCGTTTAAAAAAGCCCAACAGGTTCAAGAAGGTGCAAAGCGTCTTCAAGAAGAATTGGAGAAAATGGAGATTCTGGGAGAATCTGGTGGTGGACTTGTTAAAGTTATTGTCAGTGGTAACCAAGAACCCAAACGGGTGGAAATTGCTCCATCTGCTTTAGAAGAAGGTGCAGAAGTGCTTTCTGATTTGGTAGCTGCGGCCATGAAAGATGCCTATCAAAAGTCTACCGAAACCATGCGGGAACGGATGGAAGATTTAACCAGTGGACTGGAATTACCTGGAATGTAG
- the murB gene encoding UDP-N-acetylmuramate dehydrogenase produces the protein MITSQGFSKICKFSDLTPQLQTKDDVDNSKLIYLPGTDCPLKTHTSLSAFTSYRVGGEAECYVSPRDLGALQASIEYAKENDLAVTILGAGSNLLVSDRGIPGLVIATRHLRSKNFDPATGQLTVSAGEPIPSLAWDAAALGWEGLEWAVGIPGTLGGAVVMNAGAHNSCIADMLVSAQVLSPDGTLVTLTPEELGYRYRSSLLQGGKRVVTQATFQLQPGADPVQVTARTKEHKKHRLSTQPYSYPSCGSVFRNPKPYTAGWLIEQTGLKGYQLGGAQVAQLHANFIVNRGGAKASDIFCLIRHIQHEVQERWSIWLEPEVKMLGEFQVVA, from the coding sequence ATGATAACTTCCCAGGGATTTAGCAAAATCTGCAAATTTTCTGATTTGACTCCACAACTACAAACTAAAGATGATGTGGATAATAGCAAATTAATTTACTTACCAGGAACTGATTGTCCGCTCAAAACCCATACTTCCTTGTCGGCATTTACTTCTTATCGGGTGGGAGGAGAGGCTGAATGCTATGTTTCTCCCCGCGATTTAGGAGCGTTGCAAGCAAGTATTGAATACGCCAAAGAGAATGATTTAGCAGTCACAATACTAGGTGCTGGTTCTAACTTGTTGGTGAGCGATCGCGGTATCCCCGGTTTAGTCATCGCTACTCGTCATCTCCGGTCTAAAAACTTTGATCCAGCTACAGGTCAATTAACTGTATCCGCGGGAGAGCCTATCCCTAGTTTAGCATGGGACGCAGCGGCTTTGGGATGGGAAGGATTAGAATGGGCTGTGGGTATTCCTGGAACTTTGGGCGGTGCGGTGGTGATGAATGCTGGAGCGCATAATAGCTGTATCGCAGATATGTTAGTTAGCGCTCAAGTTCTTTCTCCAGATGGAACTTTGGTAACTCTCACCCCAGAAGAATTAGGCTACAGATACCGAAGTTCACTACTACAAGGTGGTAAGCGGGTTGTGACTCAAGCCACCTTCCAACTGCAACCAGGAGCAGATCCGGTGCAAGTGACAGCTAGAACTAAGGAACATAAAAAACACCGCCTCAGCACCCAACCTTACAGCTATCCTAGTTGTGGCAGTGTGTTTAGAAATCCTAAACCTTATACTGCTGGTTGGTTAATTGAACAAACCGGACTCAAAGGTTATCAATTAGGGGGAGCGCAAGTTGCCCAACTCCATGCTAATTTTATTGTCAATCGGGGAGGAGCTAAAGCCAGTGATATTTTCTGCCTCATTCGTCATATTCAACATGAGGTACAAGAACGCTGGTCAATTTGGCTAGAACCAGAAGTGAAAATGTTGGGTGAGTTTCAAGTAGTTGCTTAA